Proteins from one Fimbriimonadia bacterium genomic window:
- the rdgB gene encoding RdgB/HAM1 family non-canonical purine NTP pyrophosphatase, translated as MRRLIIATHNAGKAREMLTILKEHLHDMPVEIRTLADFPGMPKPEEHGDTYLQNAAIKARAAADSLHELAIADDAGLEVDALNGEPGLHSRRYAGVETSFADKMTLLLERLKDVPEQERTARFRCAVAVAEPAGPTHLFTDTCEGRIAFERSGTGGFGYDPIFFLPDLGCTMADLTPEQKNRISHRGKTLAAAAPVLRRLLQQVANGSRV; from the coding sequence ATGAGACGTCTCATCATCGCCACGCACAACGCTGGGAAGGCGCGAGAGATGCTCACTATCCTGAAGGAGCACCTCCATGACATGCCTGTAGAGATCCGCACGCTGGCCGACTTCCCCGGCATGCCAAAGCCGGAAGAGCACGGCGATACCTATTTGCAGAACGCGGCAATCAAGGCCAGAGCGGCGGCCGACTCCCTGCACGAACTGGCAATCGCCGACGATGCGGGACTCGAAGTGGATGCCCTGAACGGAGAGCCCGGACTCCATTCGCGGCGCTATGCTGGCGTCGAAACGTCATTCGCCGACAAGATGACGCTGTTGCTCGAGCGCTTGAAGGACGTGCCCGAGCAAGAGAGAACCGCGCGCTTCCGTTGTGCAGTGGCTGTCGCCGAGCCCGCCGGCCCCACTCACCTCTTCACCGATACCTGCGAAGGGCGCATCGCCTTCGAACGTTCTGGAACCGGGGGATTCGGCTACGATCCCATTTTCTTTCTTCCCGACCTGGGCTGTACGATGGCCGATCTCACGCCCGAACAGAAGAACCGAATCAGCCACAGAGGCAAGACGCTGGCGGCTGCCGCTCCCGTCTTACGCCGACTTCTGCAGCAAGTGGCGAACGGATCGAGGGTATGA
- a CDS encoding YjbQ family protein yields MAQTIRIRTRGNTDIVDITPQLLQAVRESGAKEGIVCAAVVGSTASLTTVEFEPGLVADLRRAFEQLAPHDAVYAHEQRWHDDNGHAHVRASLVGPSICLPVVDGAPVLGTWQQAVLIDFDTRPRERTIVVQVIPA; encoded by the coding sequence ATGGCTCAGACGATTCGCATCCGCACTCGCGGCAACACCGACATCGTGGACATCACGCCGCAGCTCTTGCAGGCCGTGAGGGAGAGTGGGGCCAAGGAAGGTATCGTGTGCGCAGCAGTCGTCGGTTCCACCGCCTCGCTCACCACCGTGGAGTTCGAGCCGGGGCTCGTCGCCGACCTGCGGCGTGCGTTCGAGCAACTCGCCCCGCACGACGCCGTGTACGCCCACGAGCAACGCTGGCACGACGATAACGGCCACGCGCACGTCCGCGCTTCGCTGGTCGGTCCCTCCATCTGCCTGCCGGTGGTGGACGGCGCCCCGGTGCTCGGCACCTGGCAGCAGGCGGTGCTGATTGACTTCGACACCCGCCCCCGCGAACGCACCATCGTGGTGCAGGTCATTCCGGCTTGA
- a CDS encoding N-acetylmuramoyl-L-alanine amidase → MRRVLIGMWAATLPLAACLAQEPAEGDPCGLVYLGKELKLDPPAHRLGDECFLPIEHAKALGWEVKALGDRGLITSRGKHANLFLRDFDGVDCLPLRTAAQLLGGVTEWRDDGKSLHVLARCEWIGAGDGSLSVKTSFPVKPKVSVLTTPDRVVLDLPGTRYVTASPPVTKNIEKGVRMFQFRGDTLRVVCDLGAAPKLSPLRTINERQYELSWTGALLAARDKTGFTEYTPPPAAAAKPTGDIASLGPPLVSKESDSVYTVRLPTDRLIKGKTAIRRTRDTVEVEIPNAVIEEAEETRTDGGFLSRIRFSSKSAGQAAAALLQFAVTGAVGVNIAPGARELVLTLTKPRSASGRISEKIIVIDPGHGGSDPGAQYGTGDQKVQEKTVNLAVGQRVAKLLAEQGATVIMTRSDDSYPSLKERVETANLSEAHFFVSIHHNSNRIADSRSGTFTYYHGASQEGKLLAEYIQKEIAAVSGLSDHGAVADTTRFKSGMHVLRNTKMPAVLVEVAYINNATDRRLIVTEDFQQKVAAAIAKGIRSYLGDLEAEE, encoded by the coding sequence GTGCGAAGAGTTCTCATAGGGATGTGGGCCGCCACGCTCCCCCTCGCAGCCTGTCTCGCACAGGAGCCTGCGGAGGGAGACCCCTGCGGGTTGGTCTACCTCGGCAAAGAACTGAAGCTCGATCCTCCCGCACACCGCCTCGGCGACGAGTGCTTCCTGCCTATCGAACACGCGAAGGCCCTCGGCTGGGAGGTCAAGGCGCTCGGGGACCGCGGGCTTATCACCTCACGTGGAAAGCACGCCAATCTGTTCCTGCGCGACTTCGACGGCGTAGATTGTCTGCCTCTGCGCACGGCAGCGCAGCTCCTCGGTGGCGTCACCGAATGGCGCGATGACGGCAAGTCGCTACATGTGCTCGCTCGCTGCGAGTGGATCGGCGCCGGGGACGGCTCGCTATCCGTCAAGACATCCTTTCCCGTCAAGCCCAAAGTATCGGTTCTGACCACGCCCGACCGCGTGGTGCTGGACCTGCCGGGAACTCGATATGTCACCGCATCGCCCCCAGTGACGAAGAACATTGAGAAGGGCGTGCGCATGTTCCAGTTCCGCGGAGACACGCTGCGTGTGGTGTGCGACCTCGGTGCTGCCCCCAAGCTCAGTCCGCTCCGCACCATCAACGAGCGGCAGTACGAACTGTCCTGGACAGGCGCCCTGCTTGCCGCGCGCGACAAGACCGGCTTCACGGAGTACACGCCGCCCCCGGCCGCTGCCGCCAAGCCGACCGGAGACATAGCGAGCCTTGGCCCACCCTTGGTCAGCAAGGAATCGGATTCCGTCTACACCGTTCGCCTGCCCACCGATCGGCTGATCAAAGGCAAGACGGCCATTCGTCGCACCAGAGACACCGTGGAAGTCGAAATCCCGAATGCGGTGATCGAGGAAGCCGAGGAGACGCGAACCGACGGAGGGTTCCTCAGCCGGATCCGATTCAGCTCCAAGAGCGCCGGCCAGGCGGCCGCCGCGTTGCTGCAGTTTGCCGTCACCGGGGCGGTAGGCGTCAACATCGCGCCCGGAGCGCGCGAACTGGTGCTCACTCTGACCAAACCGAGGTCGGCGTCGGGGCGTATCTCGGAGAAGATCATCGTAATCGACCCGGGTCACGGCGGCAGCGATCCGGGAGCTCAATACGGAACCGGCGACCAGAAAGTGCAGGAAAAGACAGTCAACCTCGCAGTTGGACAGCGGGTCGCGAAGCTACTGGCCGAGCAGGGAGCCACCGTGATCATGACACGCAGCGACGACAGCTACCCCTCCCTGAAGGAGCGTGTCGAGACCGCGAATCTGTCGGAGGCCCACTTCTTCGTCAGCATCCACCACAACTCGAACCGGATCGCCGACAGCCGCTCGGGCACCTTCACGTACTATCACGGCGCGAGTCAGGAAGGGAAGCTGCTAGCCGAGTACATCCAGAAGGAGATCGCGGCTGTCAGTGGCCTGTCGGACCATGGTGCCGTCGCCGACACCACACGGTTCAAATCCGGCATGCACGTGCTGCGAAACACCAAGATGCCTGCGGTGTTGGTGGAGGTCGCCTACATCAACAACGCAACCGACCGCAGGCTGATCGTTACCGAGGACTTCCAGCAGAAGGTGGCGGCAGCTATCGCCAAGGGCATTCGTTCGTATCTAGGCGATTTGGAGGCGGAAGAATGA
- a CDS encoding GerMN domain-containing protein, whose product MRGVLVLILILAVAMIAVLAYLSLMPSPKPPGEPQNGRDAMHGQDEAGRVNVFKPSYKDDRMVLEPKSISVPPGRTKLFAAVSELIRDERLFPKGVKLLGAEVKGKTAELNFSEELRAGYSTDEEEALLKSLSATVGQFLEVENMRILVAGSPVDTLGNVDLSDPVPVTRNPKG is encoded by the coding sequence ATGAGAGGCGTTCTCGTCCTGATCCTGATTCTCGCGGTTGCCATGATTGCGGTGCTCGCCTACCTATCGCTCATGCCCAGCCCCAAGCCGCCCGGTGAGCCGCAAAACGGCCGGGACGCCATGCATGGACAGGATGAGGCCGGTCGTGTCAACGTGTTCAAGCCGTCCTATAAGGATGACAGGATGGTGCTGGAGCCCAAATCCATCAGCGTACCGCCCGGCCGCACCAAGCTTTTTGCCGCGGTCTCCGAGCTGATTCGCGATGAAAGGCTGTTTCCGAAGGGCGTGAAGCTGCTGGGTGCCGAGGTGAAGGGGAAGACCGCGGAACTCAACTTCAGCGAGGAGCTACGTGCAGGCTACTCCACAGACGAGGAGGAGGCGCTCCTGAAGTCGCTTTCCGCCACCGTCGGCCAGTTCCTCGAGGTGGAGAACATGCGCATCCTCGTCGCCGGCTCGCCGGTAGACACGTTGGGGAACGTGGACCTAAGCGATCCCGTCCCCGTCACGCGTAACCCGAAGGGGTAG
- the rph gene encoding ribonuclease PH, with product MARPDGRKPEELRPLRLHRGYLKYAEGSCLIELGNTRVLCAASIEDRVPSFLKGSGSGWVTAEYNMLPRACIQRTPRERERGAGGRTQEIQRLIGRSLRSVVDMEGLGERTITVDCDVIQGDGGTRTASITGAYVALADALGWLRERGLIGRSLLTEAVAAISVGVVMGIELLDLNYEEDSQAAVDMNVVMTESGKFVEVQGTAEHAPFTEQRLARMLHMAQRGIEAIIEVQRECLATPL from the coding sequence ATGGCTCGTCCCGACGGGCGCAAACCGGAGGAACTGCGCCCGCTCCGCCTTCACCGAGGATATCTTAAATATGCGGAGGGTTCCTGCTTAATCGAACTGGGAAACACCCGCGTCCTTTGTGCCGCCTCCATCGAGGACCGGGTTCCGTCCTTTCTGAAAGGCAGCGGATCGGGCTGGGTCACCGCTGAGTACAACATGCTGCCTCGAGCATGCATCCAACGAACCCCTCGCGAGCGTGAGCGCGGCGCGGGTGGCCGCACGCAAGAGATCCAAAGGCTTATTGGACGCTCCCTGCGCTCGGTAGTGGACATGGAGGGTCTGGGCGAGCGGACGATTACCGTGGACTGCGACGTGATTCAGGGCGACGGCGGCACCCGCACGGCCTCCATCACGGGGGCATACGTCGCGCTGGCCGATGCTTTGGGCTGGCTTCGTGAGCGCGGCCTCATCGGGCGCTCGCTACTGACGGAAGCGGTGGCCGCTATCAGCGTCGGCGTCGTGATGGGAATCGAGCTGCTGGACCTCAACTACGAAGAGGACTCCCAGGCTGCGGTGGACATGAACGTCGTGATGACGGAGAGTGGCAAGTTCGTCGAGGTTCAGGGGACGGCGGAGCACGCACCCTTCACCGAGCAACGACTTGCGCGCATGCTGCATATGGCACAGCGCGGGATCGAGGCGATCATCGAGGTGCAGCGCGAGTGCCTTGCCACACCTCTATGA